A genomic segment from Lasioglossum baleicum chromosome 5, iyLasBale1, whole genome shotgun sequence encodes:
- the LOC143208893 gene encoding uncharacterized protein LOC143208893 isoform X4, whose translation MDATIERECSALGGLFQQIITDMKNGAPLWEDLISKATKLHSCLRAAILAVSAYLETFQKIADAATNARGATKEIGTALTRICLRHKAVETRMKSFTSAIMDCLVLPLQEKLEDWKKSLINLDKEHAKEYKKARAELKKRSTDTLRLQKKKARKGQHLHGQGQPQSHGTLSGDVEFNRMLESSAAVVQEKRLSLEETERRAVRAALLEERGRFCLLARFLKPVLDEEIAMLMELTHLQEVSDQLQRHAASPHHLPPASEQVITDIKGCDVTQWSLATPPSSPSLSLGSRKSSMCSISSLTSSSSGSCKSHPSPSGHPWHRSLSQVSNVSSQNNQNTGCTTTRPVTTATWPDLQETSVQYDRQNQNSVTERPHTISSAYEKGHQRPALSVYTFQAPDSSGCCHSQPASPVSSSSSCSSSNQQASRVQLRRNNGSNRPPIPNRCSSLERPTVPVKNESPGSPRGKPKLPLPAHLAKELVTHQLQQPMYVNMHELANLAATRAQEMQLPLPPPPASLTASGTEKTEVTEKDGGSQTSESSAESSSGYGSQTTIPHSHSLQNQNENAWNVPGAASTLTVRRGSVQQASKPLPPTRRTSTIITATFSTPVSGSNEERTDNPCDEAENLPPPPAFLLEGSSPTASPTPQRSVSVSETVRTLTELRHTPASPSLLRKATSQTQSHNNQSAGALQHNAVLQVTRSSVERSCTTIRSTAQERGSTTTTQMTTMNTGINIQGQGPGGVGQSFMAVLSAKLINSTTGNNAAGGNNTSSSPKSSRKHSIDQQITKNTKTATGFLETLNAKLAQQQQNIQGNISSKSASVRRIMGNRVPIIDPLQVRDSLMDQIRRGTSLRKTSGPINDRSAPKIY comes from the exons ATGGATGCAACAATTGAGAGAGAGTGCAGTGCTTTGGGTGGCCTCTTTCAACAGATTATCACTGACATGAAA aaTGGTGCACCATTATGGGAAGATTTAATTTCGAAAGCAACAAAATTACATTCCTGCTTGAG ggCTGCTATTTTGGCTGTTTCTGCATATCttgaaacttttcaaaaaattgctGATGCCGCAACTAATGCAAGAG gtGCAACAAAAGAAATTGGAACTGCTTTAACTAGAATATGTCTTAGACATAAAGCTGTGGAGACACGTATGAAATCCTTTACCAG TGCTATTATGGATTGCTTGGTGTTGCCTCTTCAAGAAAAATTAGAAGATTGGAAAAAATCTTTAATCAATTTAGATAAGGAACATGCCAAAG AATACAAGAAAGCGAGAGCAGAATTGAAGAAACGTTCTACCGATACATTACGATTACAAAAGAAAAAGGCGCGCAAGGGCCAACACTTGCATGGGCAAGGACAACCACAAAGCCATGGTACTTTATCTGGTGACGTTGAATTCAACAGAATGTTAGAATCATCTGCTGCAGTTGTTCAAGAAAAACGCCTGAGTTTAGAAGAAACAGAAAGAAGAGCTGTTCgcgcggctctgctcgaggaAAGAGGCAGATTTTGTCTTCTtgcaagattcctgaaaccagtACTC GATGAGGAAATTGCTATGCTAATGGAACTGACACACCTTCAAGAAGTTTCTGATCAGTTGCAACGACATGCTGCCTCTCCGCATCACCTACCGCCTGCATCGGAACAGGTGATAACAGATATAAAAGGTTGTGACGTTACACAATGGTCGCTGGCTACGCCTCCTTCCAGTCCTTCTTTGTCTCTTGGATCAAGGAAAAGTTCAATGTGTTCGATCAGCTCTCTGACCAGCAGTAGCAGTGGTTCTTGCAAAAGTCACCCCAGTCCATCTGGACATCCTTGGCATAGATCACTCTCTCAG GTATCAAATGTGTCTTCTCAAAATAATCAAAATACTGGTTGTACAACAACGAGACCTGTAACCACTGCTACTTGGCCTGACTTGCAGGAAACATCGGTTCAGTACGATAGGCAAAATCAGAACTCAGTCACTGAACGACCGCATACGATTTCTTCCG CTTATGAAAAAGGACATCAGAGACCAGCTCTCAGCGTTTACACATTCCAAGCTCCAGACAGTAGTGGCTGTTGCCATAGTCAACCAGCTTCTCCagtttcttcttcctcttcatgTTCTTCCTCTAATCAGCAAGCATCTAGAGTACAATTGCGTAGGAATAATGGTAGTAATCGTCCTCCTATACCAAACAGATGTTCTAGTTTAGAGCGGCCAACAGTTCCAGTAAAAAATGAGTCTCCCGGAAGTCCTCGAGGTAAACCTAAATTACCGCTTCCAGCCCATTTAGCAAAAG AATTAGTAACGCATCAGCTTCAGCAACCAATGTATGTGAACATGCACGAATTGGCAAATCTAGCAGCAACTCGTGCTCAAGAGATGCAACTGCCTCTGCCTCCACCTCCTGCGTCGCTAACTGCATCAGGAACAGAGAAG ACTGAAGTTACGGAAAAAGATGGTGGAAGTCAAACGTCAGAATCTAGTGCGGAATCTAGTAGTGGCTATGGTAGTCAGACTACTATACCGCATTCTCATTCGCTTCAGAATCAAAATGAGAATGCTTGGAACGTACCTGGTGCTGCCTCTACTTTAACGGTTCGCAGAGGATCGGTGCAGCAAGCGAGCAAACCTCTTCCTCCTACAAGACGCACGTCTACTATCATAACTGCCACGTTTAGTACTCCCGTGTCGGGTTCTAATGAGGAACGTACTGATAATCCTTGCGACGAGGCTGAAAATCTTCCGCCACCACCAGCATTCTTGTTGGAGGGTTCTTCACCTACAGCCAGTCCTACTCCTCAGCG ATCGGTCTCAGTGTCCGAAACCGTAAGGACCCTCACAGAGTTGCGTCACACCCCGGCTAGCCCTTCTCTTCTACGGAAGGCTACGAGTCAGACACAGTCCCATAACAACCAGTCGGCGGGAGCGTTACAACACAATGCCGTGTTACAAGTCACTCGGTCTTCCGTCGAACGTTCGTGTACAACGATTCGTTCAACTGCTCAAGAACGTGGCTCGACAACTACTACACAAATGACTACGATGAACACGGGTATAAATATTCAAGGACAAGGTCCGGGAGGAGTAGGTCAAAGCTTTATGGCAGTGCTTAGTGCCAAGCTTATTAACAGTACAACAGGTAACAATGCTGCGGGTGGTAACAATACTAGTAGCAGTCCAAAGTCTTCGAGGAAGCACTCTATCGATCAGCAAATAACGAAAAATACGAAAACGGCGACCGGTTTTCTCGAGACTTTGAATGCTAAGCTAGCGCAGCAGCAACAGAACATACAGGGGAATATATCGAGTAAATCGGCAAGCGTGAGACGTATTATGGGTAATCGGGTACCTATAATAGATCCTTTGCAAGTCAGGGACTCTCTGATGGATCAGATACGAAGGGGGACCTCTTTGAGGAAAACCAGCGGACCCATCAACGATCGTTCGGCACCTAAAATCTATTGA
- the LOC143208893 gene encoding uncharacterized protein LOC143208893 isoform X6: MDATIERECSALGGLFQQIITDMKNGAPLWEDLISKATKLHSCLRAAILAVSAYLETFQKIADAATNARGATKEIGTALTRICLRHKAVETRMKSFTSAIMDCLVLPLQEKLEDWKKSLINLDKEHAKEYKKARAELKKRSTDTLRLQKKKARKGQHLHGQGQPQSHGTLSGDVEFNRMLESSAAVVQEKRLSLEETERRAVRAALLEERGRFCLLARFLKPVLDEEIAMLMELTHLQEVSDQLQRHAASPHHLPPASEQVITDIKGCDVTQWSLATPPSSPSLSLGSRKSSMCSISSLTSSSSGSCKSHPSPSGHPWHRSLSQETSVQYDRQNQNSVTERPHTISSAYEKGHQRPALSVYTFQAPDSSGCCHSQPASPVSSSSSCSSSNQQASRVQLRRNNGSNRPPIPNRCSSLERPTVPVKNESPGSPRGKPKLPLPAHLAKELVTHQLQQPMYVNMHELANLAATRAQEMQLPLPPPPASLTASGTEKTEVTEKDGGSQTSESSAESSSGYGSQTTIPHSHSLQNQNENAWNVPGAASTLTVRRGSVQQASKPLPPTRRTSTIITATFSTPVSGSNEERTDNPCDEAENLPPPPAFLLEGSSPTASPTPQRSVSVSETVRTLTELRHTPASPSLLRKATSQTQSHNNQSAGALQHNAVLQVTRSSVERSCTTIRSTAQERGSTTTTQMTTMNTGINIQGQGPGGVGQSFMAVLSAKLINSTTGNNAAGGNNTSSSPKSSRKHSIDQQITKNTKTATGFLETLNAKLAQQQQNIQGNISSKSASVRRIMGNRVPIIDPLQVRDSLMDQIRRGTSLRKTSGPINDRSAPKIY; encoded by the exons ATGGATGCAACAATTGAGAGAGAGTGCAGTGCTTTGGGTGGCCTCTTTCAACAGATTATCACTGACATGAAA aaTGGTGCACCATTATGGGAAGATTTAATTTCGAAAGCAACAAAATTACATTCCTGCTTGAG ggCTGCTATTTTGGCTGTTTCTGCATATCttgaaacttttcaaaaaattgctGATGCCGCAACTAATGCAAGAG gtGCAACAAAAGAAATTGGAACTGCTTTAACTAGAATATGTCTTAGACATAAAGCTGTGGAGACACGTATGAAATCCTTTACCAG TGCTATTATGGATTGCTTGGTGTTGCCTCTTCAAGAAAAATTAGAAGATTGGAAAAAATCTTTAATCAATTTAGATAAGGAACATGCCAAAG AATACAAGAAAGCGAGAGCAGAATTGAAGAAACGTTCTACCGATACATTACGATTACAAAAGAAAAAGGCGCGCAAGGGCCAACACTTGCATGGGCAAGGACAACCACAAAGCCATGGTACTTTATCTGGTGACGTTGAATTCAACAGAATGTTAGAATCATCTGCTGCAGTTGTTCAAGAAAAACGCCTGAGTTTAGAAGAAACAGAAAGAAGAGCTGTTCgcgcggctctgctcgaggaAAGAGGCAGATTTTGTCTTCTtgcaagattcctgaaaccagtACTC GATGAGGAAATTGCTATGCTAATGGAACTGACACACCTTCAAGAAGTTTCTGATCAGTTGCAACGACATGCTGCCTCTCCGCATCACCTACCGCCTGCATCGGAACAGGTGATAACAGATATAAAAGGTTGTGACGTTACACAATGGTCGCTGGCTACGCCTCCTTCCAGTCCTTCTTTGTCTCTTGGATCAAGGAAAAGTTCAATGTGTTCGATCAGCTCTCTGACCAGCAGTAGCAGTGGTTCTTGCAAAAGTCACCCCAGTCCATCTGGACATCCTTGGCATAGATCACTCTCTCAG GAAACATCGGTTCAGTACGATAGGCAAAATCAGAACTCAGTCACTGAACGACCGCATACGATTTCTTCCG CTTATGAAAAAGGACATCAGAGACCAGCTCTCAGCGTTTACACATTCCAAGCTCCAGACAGTAGTGGCTGTTGCCATAGTCAACCAGCTTCTCCagtttcttcttcctcttcatgTTCTTCCTCTAATCAGCAAGCATCTAGAGTACAATTGCGTAGGAATAATGGTAGTAATCGTCCTCCTATACCAAACAGATGTTCTAGTTTAGAGCGGCCAACAGTTCCAGTAAAAAATGAGTCTCCCGGAAGTCCTCGAGGTAAACCTAAATTACCGCTTCCAGCCCATTTAGCAAAAG AATTAGTAACGCATCAGCTTCAGCAACCAATGTATGTGAACATGCACGAATTGGCAAATCTAGCAGCAACTCGTGCTCAAGAGATGCAACTGCCTCTGCCTCCACCTCCTGCGTCGCTAACTGCATCAGGAACAGAGAAG ACTGAAGTTACGGAAAAAGATGGTGGAAGTCAAACGTCAGAATCTAGTGCGGAATCTAGTAGTGGCTATGGTAGTCAGACTACTATACCGCATTCTCATTCGCTTCAGAATCAAAATGAGAATGCTTGGAACGTACCTGGTGCTGCCTCTACTTTAACGGTTCGCAGAGGATCGGTGCAGCAAGCGAGCAAACCTCTTCCTCCTACAAGACGCACGTCTACTATCATAACTGCCACGTTTAGTACTCCCGTGTCGGGTTCTAATGAGGAACGTACTGATAATCCTTGCGACGAGGCTGAAAATCTTCCGCCACCACCAGCATTCTTGTTGGAGGGTTCTTCACCTACAGCCAGTCCTACTCCTCAGCG ATCGGTCTCAGTGTCCGAAACCGTAAGGACCCTCACAGAGTTGCGTCACACCCCGGCTAGCCCTTCTCTTCTACGGAAGGCTACGAGTCAGACACAGTCCCATAACAACCAGTCGGCGGGAGCGTTACAACACAATGCCGTGTTACAAGTCACTCGGTCTTCCGTCGAACGTTCGTGTACAACGATTCGTTCAACTGCTCAAGAACGTGGCTCGACAACTACTACACAAATGACTACGATGAACACGGGTATAAATATTCAAGGACAAGGTCCGGGAGGAGTAGGTCAAAGCTTTATGGCAGTGCTTAGTGCCAAGCTTATTAACAGTACAACAGGTAACAATGCTGCGGGTGGTAACAATACTAGTAGCAGTCCAAAGTCTTCGAGGAAGCACTCTATCGATCAGCAAATAACGAAAAATACGAAAACGGCGACCGGTTTTCTCGAGACTTTGAATGCTAAGCTAGCGCAGCAGCAACAGAACATACAGGGGAATATATCGAGTAAATCGGCAAGCGTGAGACGTATTATGGGTAATCGGGTACCTATAATAGATCCTTTGCAAGTCAGGGACTCTCTGATGGATCAGATACGAAGGGGGACCTCTTTGAGGAAAACCAGCGGACCCATCAACGATCGTTCGGCACCTAAAATCTATTGA
- the LOC143208893 gene encoding uncharacterized protein LOC143208893 isoform X8: MDATIERECSALGGLFQQIITDMKNGAPLWEDLISKATKLHSCLRAAILAVSAYLETFQKIADAATNARGATKEIGTALTRICLRHKAVETRMKSFTSAIMDCLVLPLQEKLEDWKKSLINLDKEHAKEYKKARAELKKRSTDTLRLQKKKARKGQHLHGQGQPQSHGTLSGDVEFNRMLESSAAVVQEKRLSLEETERRAVRAALLEERGRFCLLARFLKPVLDEEIAMLMELTHLQEVSDQLQRHAASPHHLPPASEQETSVQYDRQNQNSVTERPHTISSAYEKGHQRPALSVYTFQAPDSSGCCHSQPASPVSSSSSCSSSNQQASRVQLRRNNGSNRPPIPNRCSSLERPTVPVKNESPGSPRGKPKLPLPAHLAKELVTHQLQQPMYVNMHELANLAATRAQEMQLPLPPPPASLTASGTEKTEVTEKDGGSQTSESSAESSSGYGSQTTIPHSHSLQNQNENAWNVPGAASTLTVRRGSVQQASKPLPPTRRTSTIITATFSTPVSGSNEERTDNPCDEAENLPPPPAFLLEGSSPTASPTPQRSVSVSETVRTLTELRHTPASPSLLRKATSQTQSHNNQSAGALQHNAVLQVTRSSVERSCTTIRSTAQERGSTTTTQMTTMNTGINIQGQGPGGVGQSFMAVLSAKLINSTTGNNAAGGNNTSSSPKSSRKHSIDQQITKNTKTATGFLETLNAKLAQQQQNIQGNISSKSASVRRIMGNRVPIIDPLQVRDSLMDQIRRGTSLRKTSGPINDRSAPKIY; the protein is encoded by the exons ATGGATGCAACAATTGAGAGAGAGTGCAGTGCTTTGGGTGGCCTCTTTCAACAGATTATCACTGACATGAAA aaTGGTGCACCATTATGGGAAGATTTAATTTCGAAAGCAACAAAATTACATTCCTGCTTGAG ggCTGCTATTTTGGCTGTTTCTGCATATCttgaaacttttcaaaaaattgctGATGCCGCAACTAATGCAAGAG gtGCAACAAAAGAAATTGGAACTGCTTTAACTAGAATATGTCTTAGACATAAAGCTGTGGAGACACGTATGAAATCCTTTACCAG TGCTATTATGGATTGCTTGGTGTTGCCTCTTCAAGAAAAATTAGAAGATTGGAAAAAATCTTTAATCAATTTAGATAAGGAACATGCCAAAG AATACAAGAAAGCGAGAGCAGAATTGAAGAAACGTTCTACCGATACATTACGATTACAAAAGAAAAAGGCGCGCAAGGGCCAACACTTGCATGGGCAAGGACAACCACAAAGCCATGGTACTTTATCTGGTGACGTTGAATTCAACAGAATGTTAGAATCATCTGCTGCAGTTGTTCAAGAAAAACGCCTGAGTTTAGAAGAAACAGAAAGAAGAGCTGTTCgcgcggctctgctcgaggaAAGAGGCAGATTTTGTCTTCTtgcaagattcctgaaaccagtACTC GATGAGGAAATTGCTATGCTAATGGAACTGACACACCTTCAAGAAGTTTCTGATCAGTTGCAACGACATGCTGCCTCTCCGCATCACCTACCGCCTGCATCGGAACAG GAAACATCGGTTCAGTACGATAGGCAAAATCAGAACTCAGTCACTGAACGACCGCATACGATTTCTTCCG CTTATGAAAAAGGACATCAGAGACCAGCTCTCAGCGTTTACACATTCCAAGCTCCAGACAGTAGTGGCTGTTGCCATAGTCAACCAGCTTCTCCagtttcttcttcctcttcatgTTCTTCCTCTAATCAGCAAGCATCTAGAGTACAATTGCGTAGGAATAATGGTAGTAATCGTCCTCCTATACCAAACAGATGTTCTAGTTTAGAGCGGCCAACAGTTCCAGTAAAAAATGAGTCTCCCGGAAGTCCTCGAGGTAAACCTAAATTACCGCTTCCAGCCCATTTAGCAAAAG AATTAGTAACGCATCAGCTTCAGCAACCAATGTATGTGAACATGCACGAATTGGCAAATCTAGCAGCAACTCGTGCTCAAGAGATGCAACTGCCTCTGCCTCCACCTCCTGCGTCGCTAACTGCATCAGGAACAGAGAAG ACTGAAGTTACGGAAAAAGATGGTGGAAGTCAAACGTCAGAATCTAGTGCGGAATCTAGTAGTGGCTATGGTAGTCAGACTACTATACCGCATTCTCATTCGCTTCAGAATCAAAATGAGAATGCTTGGAACGTACCTGGTGCTGCCTCTACTTTAACGGTTCGCAGAGGATCGGTGCAGCAAGCGAGCAAACCTCTTCCTCCTACAAGACGCACGTCTACTATCATAACTGCCACGTTTAGTACTCCCGTGTCGGGTTCTAATGAGGAACGTACTGATAATCCTTGCGACGAGGCTGAAAATCTTCCGCCACCACCAGCATTCTTGTTGGAGGGTTCTTCACCTACAGCCAGTCCTACTCCTCAGCG ATCGGTCTCAGTGTCCGAAACCGTAAGGACCCTCACAGAGTTGCGTCACACCCCGGCTAGCCCTTCTCTTCTACGGAAGGCTACGAGTCAGACACAGTCCCATAACAACCAGTCGGCGGGAGCGTTACAACACAATGCCGTGTTACAAGTCACTCGGTCTTCCGTCGAACGTTCGTGTACAACGATTCGTTCAACTGCTCAAGAACGTGGCTCGACAACTACTACACAAATGACTACGATGAACACGGGTATAAATATTCAAGGACAAGGTCCGGGAGGAGTAGGTCAAAGCTTTATGGCAGTGCTTAGTGCCAAGCTTATTAACAGTACAACAGGTAACAATGCTGCGGGTGGTAACAATACTAGTAGCAGTCCAAAGTCTTCGAGGAAGCACTCTATCGATCAGCAAATAACGAAAAATACGAAAACGGCGACCGGTTTTCTCGAGACTTTGAATGCTAAGCTAGCGCAGCAGCAACAGAACATACAGGGGAATATATCGAGTAAATCGGCAAGCGTGAGACGTATTATGGGTAATCGGGTACCTATAATAGATCCTTTGCAAGTCAGGGACTCTCTGATGGATCAGATACGAAGGGGGACCTCTTTGAGGAAAACCAGCGGACCCATCAACGATCGTTCGGCACCTAAAATCTATTGA
- the LOC143208893 gene encoding uncharacterized protein LOC143208893 isoform X7 → MDATIERECSALGGLFQQIITDMKNGAPLWEDLISKATKLHSCLRAAILAVSAYLETFQKIADAATNARGATKEIGTALTRICLRHKAVETRMKSFTSAIMDCLVLPLQEKLEDWKKSLINLDKEHAKEYKKARAELKKRSTDTLRLQKKKARKGQHLHGQGQPQSHGTLSGDVEFNRMLESSAAVVQEKRLSLEETERRAVRAALLEERGRFCLLARFLKPVLDEEIAMLMELTHLQEVSDQLQRHAASPHHLPPASEQVSNVSSQNNQNTGCTTTRPVTTATWPDLQETSVQYDRQNQNSVTERPHTISSAYEKGHQRPALSVYTFQAPDSSGCCHSQPASPVSSSSSCSSSNQQASRVQLRRNNGSNRPPIPNRCSSLERPTVPVKNESPGSPRGKPKLPLPAHLAKELVTHQLQQPMYVNMHELANLAATRAQEMQLPLPPPPASLTASGTEKTEVTEKDGGSQTSESSAESSSGYGSQTTIPHSHSLQNQNENAWNVPGAASTLTVRRGSVQQASKPLPPTRRTSTIITATFSTPVSGSNEERTDNPCDEAENLPPPPAFLLEGSSPTASPTPQRSVSVSETVRTLTELRHTPASPSLLRKATSQTQSHNNQSAGALQHNAVLQVTRSSVERSCTTIRSTAQERGSTTTTQMTTMNTGINIQGQGPGGVGQSFMAVLSAKLINSTTGNNAAGGNNTSSSPKSSRKHSIDQQITKNTKTATGFLETLNAKLAQQQQNIQGNISSKSASVRRIMGNRVPIIDPLQVRDSLMDQIRRGTSLRKTSGPINDRSAPKIY, encoded by the exons ATGGATGCAACAATTGAGAGAGAGTGCAGTGCTTTGGGTGGCCTCTTTCAACAGATTATCACTGACATGAAA aaTGGTGCACCATTATGGGAAGATTTAATTTCGAAAGCAACAAAATTACATTCCTGCTTGAG ggCTGCTATTTTGGCTGTTTCTGCATATCttgaaacttttcaaaaaattgctGATGCCGCAACTAATGCAAGAG gtGCAACAAAAGAAATTGGAACTGCTTTAACTAGAATATGTCTTAGACATAAAGCTGTGGAGACACGTATGAAATCCTTTACCAG TGCTATTATGGATTGCTTGGTGTTGCCTCTTCAAGAAAAATTAGAAGATTGGAAAAAATCTTTAATCAATTTAGATAAGGAACATGCCAAAG AATACAAGAAAGCGAGAGCAGAATTGAAGAAACGTTCTACCGATACATTACGATTACAAAAGAAAAAGGCGCGCAAGGGCCAACACTTGCATGGGCAAGGACAACCACAAAGCCATGGTACTTTATCTGGTGACGTTGAATTCAACAGAATGTTAGAATCATCTGCTGCAGTTGTTCAAGAAAAACGCCTGAGTTTAGAAGAAACAGAAAGAAGAGCTGTTCgcgcggctctgctcgaggaAAGAGGCAGATTTTGTCTTCTtgcaagattcctgaaaccagtACTC GATGAGGAAATTGCTATGCTAATGGAACTGACACACCTTCAAGAAGTTTCTGATCAGTTGCAACGACATGCTGCCTCTCCGCATCACCTACCGCCTGCATCGGAACAG GTATCAAATGTGTCTTCTCAAAATAATCAAAATACTGGTTGTACAACAACGAGACCTGTAACCACTGCTACTTGGCCTGACTTGCAGGAAACATCGGTTCAGTACGATAGGCAAAATCAGAACTCAGTCACTGAACGACCGCATACGATTTCTTCCG CTTATGAAAAAGGACATCAGAGACCAGCTCTCAGCGTTTACACATTCCAAGCTCCAGACAGTAGTGGCTGTTGCCATAGTCAACCAGCTTCTCCagtttcttcttcctcttcatgTTCTTCCTCTAATCAGCAAGCATCTAGAGTACAATTGCGTAGGAATAATGGTAGTAATCGTCCTCCTATACCAAACAGATGTTCTAGTTTAGAGCGGCCAACAGTTCCAGTAAAAAATGAGTCTCCCGGAAGTCCTCGAGGTAAACCTAAATTACCGCTTCCAGCCCATTTAGCAAAAG AATTAGTAACGCATCAGCTTCAGCAACCAATGTATGTGAACATGCACGAATTGGCAAATCTAGCAGCAACTCGTGCTCAAGAGATGCAACTGCCTCTGCCTCCACCTCCTGCGTCGCTAACTGCATCAGGAACAGAGAAG ACTGAAGTTACGGAAAAAGATGGTGGAAGTCAAACGTCAGAATCTAGTGCGGAATCTAGTAGTGGCTATGGTAGTCAGACTACTATACCGCATTCTCATTCGCTTCAGAATCAAAATGAGAATGCTTGGAACGTACCTGGTGCTGCCTCTACTTTAACGGTTCGCAGAGGATCGGTGCAGCAAGCGAGCAAACCTCTTCCTCCTACAAGACGCACGTCTACTATCATAACTGCCACGTTTAGTACTCCCGTGTCGGGTTCTAATGAGGAACGTACTGATAATCCTTGCGACGAGGCTGAAAATCTTCCGCCACCACCAGCATTCTTGTTGGAGGGTTCTTCACCTACAGCCAGTCCTACTCCTCAGCG ATCGGTCTCAGTGTCCGAAACCGTAAGGACCCTCACAGAGTTGCGTCACACCCCGGCTAGCCCTTCTCTTCTACGGAAGGCTACGAGTCAGACACAGTCCCATAACAACCAGTCGGCGGGAGCGTTACAACACAATGCCGTGTTACAAGTCACTCGGTCTTCCGTCGAACGTTCGTGTACAACGATTCGTTCAACTGCTCAAGAACGTGGCTCGACAACTACTACACAAATGACTACGATGAACACGGGTATAAATATTCAAGGACAAGGTCCGGGAGGAGTAGGTCAAAGCTTTATGGCAGTGCTTAGTGCCAAGCTTATTAACAGTACAACAGGTAACAATGCTGCGGGTGGTAACAATACTAGTAGCAGTCCAAAGTCTTCGAGGAAGCACTCTATCGATCAGCAAATAACGAAAAATACGAAAACGGCGACCGGTTTTCTCGAGACTTTGAATGCTAAGCTAGCGCAGCAGCAACAGAACATACAGGGGAATATATCGAGTAAATCGGCAAGCGTGAGACGTATTATGGGTAATCGGGTACCTATAATAGATCCTTTGCAAGTCAGGGACTCTCTGATGGATCAGATACGAAGGGGGACCTCTTTGAGGAAAACCAGCGGACCCATCAACGATCGTTCGGCACCTAAAATCTATTGA